In Polypterus senegalus isolate Bchr_013 chromosome 12, ASM1683550v1, whole genome shotgun sequence, the following are encoded in one genomic region:
- the foxb1a gene encoding forkhead box protein B1a, translated as MPRPGRNTYSDQKPPYSYISLTAMAIQSSPEKMLPLSEIYKFIMDRFPYYRENTQRWQNSLRHNLSFNDCFIKIPRRPDQPGKGSFWALHPNCGDMFENGSFLRRRKRFKVMMTSDHLAPTKPTDAAHYLQQQAKLRLSALAATGTHLPQMSTYNLGVSQPSTFKHPFAIENIIAREYKMPGGLAFSTMQSMSAGYPLHNQLTTVGTAWPHMYSTSVIDTAAPISMASSDYSAYGLPIKPLCHGGQPLPAIPVPIKPTPAAVPGLSALPAPIPAILSNSPSSLSPTSPQTATSQSSPATPSETLTSPTSALQSVAVH; from the coding sequence ATGCCGCGTCCGGGGAGAAATACGTACAGTGACCAGAAGCCACCTTATTCCTACATCTCTTTGACCGCAATGGCTATCCAAAGCTCCCCGGAGAAGATGCTCCCTCTCAGCGAGATCTACAAGTTCATAATGGACAGGTTCCCCTATTACAGGGAAAACACCCAGCGGTGGCAAAACTCTTTAAGGCATAACCTGTCCTTCAACGACTGCTTCATCAAAATCCCAAGGCGACCTGATCAACCCGGCAAAGGTAGTTTTTGGGCACTTCATCCGAACTGCGGTGACATGTTCGAAAATGGAAGTTTTTTAAGGCGCCGCAAACGCTTCAAGGTAATGATGACATCAGACCATTTGGCACCGACGAAGCCCACGGATGCTGCCCACTACCTCCAGCAGCAGGCTAAATTGAGACTTAGTGCGCTGGCCGCGACTGGTACGCACCTGCCCCAAATGTCAACCTACAATCTCGGGGTGTCCCAGCCGTCAACTTTCAAACACCCTTTTGCAATTGAAAACATTATAGCGAGAGAATACAAGATGCCAGGAGGACTTGCCTTTTCTACCATGCAATCCATGTCGGCTGGCTACCCTCTGCACAACCAGCTTACCACAGTTGGCACTGCCTGGCCCCACATGTACAGCACAAGCGTGATAGACACCGCAGCGCCTATTTCAATGGCTAGTAGTGATTATAGTGCCTATGGCCTGCCCATCAAACCACTCTGCCACGGAGGACAGCCTTTACCCGCCATCCCAGTACCCATCAAGCCCACGCCAGCTGCTGTTCCGGGACTGTCGGCCCTGCCGGCTCCCATCCCGGCCATCCTCTCGAACTCTCCTTCCTCTTTGAGCCCCACGTCTCCCCAAACAGCGACCAGCCAAAGCAGCCCTGCGACCCCAAGCGAGACTCTCACGAGCCCCACTTCTGCACTGCAGTCGGTGGCGGTGCACTGA